In Clostridium sp. DL-VIII, the following proteins share a genomic window:
- the ispD gene encoding 2-C-methyl-D-erythritol 4-phosphate cytidylyltransferase — MNIGIILAGGIGSRMGLVDQPKQFIDVYGKPILIHTLEAFDMHSEIDAVAVVCLPEWQEDVRIWLRRYEINKVKWLIDAGKTRQESIYNGLKAIRADVADEDIVVIHDSARPLISNRIISDNIAGAKEYKAVDTVIPASDTIVKSLDGEKIHSVPLRKELYMGQTPQSFEYKLIMETHKYAQENVIIDATDDCQLVLKREIPVQLVQGDKLNFKITTMEDLVLLKAIVKIGNVESI; from the coding sequence ATGAATATAGGTATTATTTTAGCAGGGGGAATTGGTAGTAGGATGGGATTGGTTGATCAACCCAAACAATTCATAGATGTATATGGAAAACCAATATTAATACATACATTGGAGGCATTTGATATGCATTCAGAGATTGATGCAGTTGCAGTTGTGTGTTTACCAGAATGGCAAGAAGATGTGAGAATATGGCTTAGAAGATATGAAATTAATAAGGTAAAATGGTTAATAGATGCAGGAAAAACAAGACAAGAATCTATTTATAATGGACTTAAAGCAATAAGAGCAGATGTAGCTGATGAGGATATTGTTGTTATCCATGATTCTGCTAGACCATTAATAAGCAATAGAATTATTAGCGATAATATAGCGGGAGCAAAAGAATATAAAGCAGTAGATACAGTTATACCTGCATCAGATACTATTGTGAAAAGTTTAGATGGTGAGAAAATTCACAGTGTACCATTGAGAAAAGAACTATATATGGGGCAAACTCCGCAGAGTTTTGAATATAAATTGATAATGGAAACACATAAATATGCACAAGAAAATGTAATTATAGATGCGACTGATGATTGTCAACTAGTGTTAAAAAGAGAAATACCTGTACAATTAGTGCAAGGAGATAAGTTGAATTTTAAAATTACAACCATGGAAGATTTAGTATTGTTAAAAGCTATTGTTAAAATAGGGAATGTGGAGAGTATATAA
- a CDS encoding glycosyltransferase family 2 protein, whose product MISIIIPCYNSKKYMEKNINSLLSQTCKEFRVIFIDDGSSDNVERYIREKFEKHDIKFDIYVIEHRGVGYARNLGIKVSSTPYTMFLDADDYLLDNTVELFVNSIRNETADIILGEYMHEVSNKIVWKYEDAYKKISNRISGEELLSLIFDNLVHICTSNVIYKTDIIKKESFKENSLYHEDLNLYYKVIAKAKTITFIPQVLMAYVMREKSLSHDLSIEKLKQGIDMLQDLKDTFVNEGVSSIIIKKIDTKVIPNTCFLFFNKLCLSEANLIRVYEESGYFETMKHTKLENRSITSCVKYLRIKLIAYFPNVYKNIWKIYQETIKSLIRRQNS is encoded by the coding sequence ATGATAAGTATTATAATACCATGCTATAATTCTAAAAAATATATGGAAAAGAATATAAATTCTTTGTTGAGCCAGACATGTAAGGAATTCAGGGTAATATTCATAGATGATGGTTCTAGTGACAATGTAGAACGATATATTAGAGAAAAATTTGAAAAGCATGATATTAAATTTGATATTTATGTAATAGAACATAGGGGTGTAGGATATGCTAGAAATTTAGGCATTAAGGTAAGTTCTACACCATATACAATGTTTCTAGATGCCGATGATTATTTATTGGATAATACAGTTGAGCTATTTGTTAACTCTATTAGAAATGAAACGGCGGATATCATCTTAGGAGAGTATATGCATGAAGTTTCAAACAAGATAGTGTGGAAATATGAAGATGCATATAAGAAAATCAGTAATAGAATATCAGGAGAAGAACTTTTAAGTCTAATTTTTGATAATCTAGTACATATTTGTACTTCAAATGTAATATACAAAACAGATATAATAAAAAAAGAATCTTTTAAAGAGAATAGTTTATATCACGAAGATTTGAATTTGTATTACAAAGTGATAGCCAAGGCAAAAACTATTACATTTATACCTCAGGTATTAATGGCATATGTTATGAGAGAAAAATCATTGTCACATGATTTAAGTATAGAAAAACTTAAGCAAGGTATAGATATGTTGCAAGATTTAAAAGATACGTTTGTTAATGAGGGCGTGTCGAGCATAATAATAAAAAAAATTGATACAAAGGTTATACCTAATACATGTTTTCTTTTTTTTAATAAGCTTTGTTTATCAGAGGCAAATTTAATTAGGGTATATGAAGAAAGTGGATACTTTGAAACGATGAAACATACTAAGTTGGAAAATAGAAGTATAACATCATGTGTTAAATACCTACGAATTAAGCTTATTGCATATTTTCCTAATGTATATAAAAATATTTGGAAAATATATCAGGAGACTATTAAAAGTTTAATTAGGAGGCAAAATAGTTGA
- a CDS encoding acyltransferase family protein, with translation MSNYSNRLLYTLEDNSIELKKDKMGRILFWDNLKFLLILVVVVGHFADFYSTSSMKMKELFLFIYIFHMPLFIFVSGYFSKKIINVKQFKIEKVFSYLVLYFLLKVCFFILNKYLFGKVETYFTLFNENGVPWYLLAMSIWLCLTYVVKDIKSIYVLFSSILISVLAGYDKTVGDFICLSRILVFFPYFVVGYYISEERLIKILKCNWLKCMSLIFLLITIIAICMYGQNLYQFRGYFTGRNSYIVLNEPLYGGVYRILFYGLSVIISLGVIFATPKCNVFFTKFGSRTLQVYFLHYLILSLYIHYKLNDYLIKSFPKSWKFIYLCLAIMLTYLLSLKMFEYPFKRIMGINLNKLKVSQYDM, from the coding sequence GTGAGTAATTATAGCAATAGGTTATTGTATACTCTAGAAGATAATAGTATTGAATTAAAAAAAGATAAGATGGGGAGAATTTTATTTTGGGATAACCTTAAATTTTTATTAATCTTAGTAGTTGTAGTAGGGCATTTTGCTGATTTCTATTCAACTTCTTCAATGAAAATGAAAGAACTATTTCTATTTATATATATATTTCATATGCCTTTATTTATATTTGTTTCGGGTTATTTCTCTAAAAAGATTATTAATGTAAAACAATTTAAAATAGAAAAAGTATTTTCATATTTAGTACTATATTTTTTGTTGAAAGTATGTTTTTTTATTCTAAATAAATATTTATTTGGTAAAGTAGAAACTTATTTTACACTTTTTAATGAAAATGGAGTGCCTTGGTATTTATTGGCCATGAGTATCTGGCTTTGTCTTACATATGTGGTAAAGGATATTAAATCAATATATGTATTATTTTCTTCGATTCTTATAAGTGTTTTAGCGGGATATGATAAAACTGTAGGAGATTTTATTTGTTTATCAAGAATTCTAGTCTTTTTTCCATACTTTGTAGTAGGGTACTATATAAGTGAAGAGAGACTAATAAAAATTTTAAAATGTAATTGGCTAAAATGTATGTCTTTAATTTTTTTATTGATCACAATTATAGCTATTTGTATGTATGGACAAAATTTATATCAATTTAGAGGTTATTTTACTGGACGTAATTCATATATTGTTTTGAATGAACCTTTATATGGTGGTGTATATAGAATATTATTTTATGGATTATCCGTAATTATTTCGTTAGGAGTTATATTCGCTACTCCTAAATGCAATGTGTTTTTTACAAAATTTGGTTCTAGGACATTACAAGTATATTTCTTACATTATTTAATCTTATCATTATATATCCATTATAAATTGAATGATTATTTAATAAAGTCTTTCCCAAAGAGTTGGAAATTTATTTATTTATGTTTAGCTATAATGTTAACTTATCTGCTATCTTTAAAAATGTTTGAATATCCTTTTAAAAGAATAATGGGTATAAATTTAAATAAACTAAAAGTTTCTCAGTATGATATGTAA
- a CDS encoding CDP-glycerol glycerophosphotransferase family protein → MKSILGRIFALIFKIFSLWKIHNNKITFIMTHDDKFNGNIKYVYEQIKLDYPNYKINVISRKDYSIRKIRRFKDVAYLFIQVTELYLRKNYHLATSKYIFLNNIFITGAYLKFKKDVKVIQLWHAIGTFKKFGEEYAPSVKLNELQKKANSIYTDLVVCSSKDISIYAKAFNVKKDKIKVVGSPNCDLFHNSEKINNIKKSILKQYPQIKNKRIILYAPTFRDEIEDNKKVLEYVNIMAESIDENCVVLLRLHPHIYKQYEYGNKFNNIIDMSGYEDVNELMLISDLLITDYSSLFYEYSYLEKPIIFFAFDLKRYEKSRGFYYDYTGFVPGEVIYEIKELINKINSHNIVNRSIEFKKEYFNYVDGKSSDRVLSAYLE, encoded by the coding sequence TTGAAATCTATTTTAGGAAGAATATTTGCTTTAATATTTAAAATATTTAGTTTATGGAAAATACATAATAATAAAATTACTTTTATAATGACACATGATGATAAGTTCAATGGAAATATTAAATATGTTTATGAACAAATAAAATTAGATTATCCAAATTATAAAATTAATGTTATTAGCAGGAAGGATTACAGTATTAGAAAAATAAGAAGATTTAAGGATGTAGCTTACTTATTTATTCAAGTAACAGAATTGTATTTAAGAAAGAATTACCATTTAGCTACAAGTAAATATATTTTTTTGAATAATATTTTTATTACAGGAGCTTATTTAAAATTTAAAAAAGATGTTAAAGTAATACAGTTGTGGCATGCTATTGGAACATTTAAAAAATTTGGAGAAGAATATGCACCATCTGTTAAACTTAATGAATTGCAAAAAAAAGCAAATTCAATTTATACAGATTTAGTAGTATGTTCTAGTAAGGATATTTCTATTTATGCTAAAGCGTTTAATGTGAAAAAAGATAAAATTAAGGTAGTAGGAAGTCCGAATTGTGATTTATTCCATAATAGTGAAAAAATCAATAATATTAAAAAATCGATACTTAAACAGTACCCACAAATCAAAAACAAACGGATTATATTATATGCACCAACTTTTAGGGATGAAATTGAAGATAATAAAAAAGTATTAGAATACGTTAATATAATGGCAGAGAGTATTGATGAAAATTGTGTCGTATTATTAAGATTACATCCGCATATCTATAAACAATATGAGTATGGCAATAAATTTAATAATATAATAGATATGTCAGGATATGAAGATGTTAATGAATTAATGCTTATATCAGATTTATTGATTACAGATTATTCTTCTTTATTTTATGAATATAGCTACCTAGAAAAACCAATTATATTTTTTGCTTTTGATTTAAAAAGATATGAAAAAAGTAGAGGATTTTATTATGATTATACTGGATTTGTTCCTGGAGAAGTGATTTATGAGATAAAAGAATTAATTAACAAAATTAATAGTCATAATATAGTAAATAGAAGCATTGAATTTAAAAAGGAATATTTTAATTATGTTGATGGAAAATCATCTGATAGAGTATTATCAGCTTATTTAGAATAA
- a CDS encoding alcohol dehydrogenase catalytic domain-containing protein, whose translation MFSKGFKIVDKKRFEIYVENIDNKSDEAVVKIDTAAICKADLRYYLGLRDKRILGLKYPINLLHEATGTIIKDPTGIFKAGDKVALCPNIVSDEARKEFKICNIEELGDNYCPKAQFASSSINGFSRECISYPVSNLILLPNNVEDKISVFSEMISVTFAAIRRIQIPNDSRIAIWGDGILGYILYCVLSEIKVGEITVIGHNREKLNKFTEANCFTSEEFELCNPNIDIAFECVGGRGAESAINQIIDKANPGTKIVLTGVSEKNVSINTRKILEKGLLLCGVTRSHVKDFKDAVNLLNSPKFRKKIELLVLSENTINNIKDYYNVFELEANNRALGKHIMYFNF comes from the coding sequence ATGTTTTCAAAGGGATTTAAAATAGTTGACAAAAAACGTTTTGAAATATATGTTGAAAATATTGATAATAAATCTGATGAAGCAGTAGTAAAAATAGATACTGCAGCCATATGCAAGGCTGATTTGAGATATTATTTAGGATTACGTGATAAAAGAATACTTGGATTAAAATATCCAATCAATTTATTGCATGAGGCTACTGGCACAATAATTAAAGATCCGACAGGTATTTTTAAGGCAGGGGATAAAGTTGCTTTATGCCCTAATATTGTAAGTGACGAAGCAAGAAAAGAATTTAAGATCTGTAATATTGAAGAGTTAGGAGATAATTATTGTCCTAAAGCTCAATTTGCATCGAGTAGCATAAATGGCTTCTCAAGAGAGTGTATTAGTTATCCAGTGAGTAATTTAATATTACTTCCTAATAATGTAGAAGATAAAATATCAGTTTTTTCAGAAATGATTTCAGTTACTTTTGCAGCAATTAGAAGAATACAAATACCTAATGATTCTAGAATTGCAATATGGGGAGATGGAATATTAGGATATATTTTGTATTGCGTTCTAAGTGAAATAAAGGTGGGAGAAATTACTGTTATAGGTCATAACAGAGAGAAATTAAATAAATTTACAGAAGCTAACTGTTTCACGTCTGAAGAATTTGAACTATGCAATCCTAATATAGATATTGCATTTGAATGTGTTGGGGGTAGAGGTGCTGAAAGTGCAATTAATCAAATAATAGATAAGGCCAATCCAGGAACTAAAATTGTACTAACTGGAGTTTCAGAAAAAAATGTCTCAATAAATACAAGAAAGATATTAGAAAAAGGATTATTACTATGTGGTGTGACAAGAAGTCATGTTAAGGATTTTAAGGATGCAGTTAATCTGTTGAATAGTCCAAAATTTAGAAAGAAAATTGAGCTTTTAGTATTAAGTGAAAATACTATTAATAACATAAAAGATTATTATAATGTATTTGAACTAGAGGCGAATAATAGGGCATTAGGTAAACATATAATGTATTTTAATTTCTAG